The proteins below come from a single Beutenbergia cavernae DSM 12333 genomic window:
- a CDS encoding YunG family protein produces the protein MAVADVPPADGVDLIAVREALEASWSSRTSYGGVWDERNPALGQCYPTARVVQHFFPSAEIVKGVVWTGVSHEVHFWNELRVGGGSVAVDLTWQQFPPGSVVVARQVLDRHALGDGATTLARCDSLLAGVRAHLGGTGGAPDAPRPDGR, from the coding sequence GTGGCAGTGGCTGACGTGCCGCCCGCCGACGGCGTCGACCTGATCGCGGTCCGTGAGGCGCTCGAGGCGTCGTGGAGCTCGCGCACGTCGTATGGCGGCGTCTGGGACGAGCGCAATCCCGCACTCGGTCAGTGCTATCCGACAGCGCGCGTCGTCCAGCACTTCTTCCCGTCGGCCGAGATCGTCAAGGGTGTGGTCTGGACCGGCGTCAGCCACGAGGTCCACTTCTGGAACGAGCTCCGCGTCGGGGGCGGCTCGGTCGCCGTCGACCTCACCTGGCAGCAGTTCCCGCCCGGATCCGTCGTTGTCGCCCGCCAGGTGCTGGACCGGCACGCTCTCGGTGACGGCGCGACGACGCTCGCCCGGTGCGACAGCCTGCTCGCAGGCGTCCGAGCGCATCTCGGCGGGACGGGCGGCGCACCCGACGCGCCGCGACCGGACGGGCGGTAG
- a CDS encoding ABC transporter substrate-binding protein produces the protein MRRTTPAVGALAAAVMLVTAACSSGGSSGGDGGDDAAWALPDEDPTATVQVLGHQDAADLQPVFDAFSEAHPSITVEYEAVPFDQLNSVLDARIANKDGNPDVYWADQPRIPALSARGYAEDITEQFAPDAEAWDPAPLESSSFDGHQWAVPIANSTQLLYYNKDLLDAAGAEYPSAAVEDRMTWEEITERAGAAVDAGAQNGLLFGQVNRYYQLQPLPMSLGGSAGGTGEGNLTPDVTSDAWVEAMTWYGSLFADGLSPQGVAPEQSDAEFLTGNTAYMVQGPWLLPQLTEADFEWGVAAHPYFEGGDAVTPTGSWSLAMSPFSDDKEAAAVFMRWMSVEEGGGYAAYYASPELPANVEGKTQYFEREVFASPSGQDAVSIIDAETSTTAVPRLQTVGYVEFEEILGRAFSDVANGADPAGALASASSELETAWAQYR, from the coding sequence ATGCGACGCACCACCCCAGCGGTCGGCGCCCTCGCCGCAGCCGTCATGCTCGTCACCGCCGCCTGCTCCTCCGGAGGATCGTCCGGTGGGGACGGGGGAGACGACGCCGCCTGGGCGCTCCCGGACGAGGACCCCACGGCCACCGTCCAGGTGCTCGGCCACCAGGACGCCGCCGACCTGCAGCCCGTGTTCGACGCGTTCAGCGAGGCCCACCCGAGCATCACCGTCGAGTACGAGGCCGTCCCGTTCGACCAGCTCAACTCCGTGCTCGACGCCCGGATCGCGAACAAGGACGGCAACCCGGACGTGTACTGGGCCGACCAGCCGCGCATCCCGGCGCTCTCGGCCCGGGGCTACGCCGAGGACATCACGGAGCAGTTCGCGCCGGACGCCGAGGCCTGGGACCCAGCGCCGCTCGAGTCGAGCTCGTTCGACGGCCATCAGTGGGCGGTCCCGATCGCGAACTCGACCCAGCTCCTCTACTACAACAAGGACCTGCTCGACGCCGCCGGGGCGGAGTACCCCTCGGCCGCCGTGGAGGACCGCATGACGTGGGAGGAGATCACCGAGCGCGCCGGCGCGGCGGTCGACGCCGGCGCCCAGAACGGGCTGCTGTTCGGCCAGGTGAACAGGTACTACCAGCTGCAGCCGCTCCCGATGTCGCTCGGCGGCTCGGCCGGCGGGACGGGCGAGGGGAACCTGACGCCGGACGTCACGTCGGACGCCTGGGTCGAGGCCATGACCTGGTACGGGTCGCTCTTCGCTGACGGCCTGTCGCCGCAGGGTGTCGCGCCCGAGCAGTCGGACGCCGAGTTCCTCACCGGGAACACCGCCTACATGGTGCAGGGCCCGTGGCTGCTGCCGCAGCTGACCGAGGCCGACTTCGAGTGGGGCGTCGCCGCGCACCCGTACTTCGAGGGCGGCGACGCCGTGACGCCGACCGGATCGTGGTCGCTCGCGATGAGCCCGTTCAGCGACGACAAGGAGGCGGCCGCCGTCTTCATGCGCTGGATGTCGGTCGAGGAGGGCGGCGGCTACGCGGCCTACTACGCCTCGCCGGAGCTTCCCGCGAACGTCGAGGGCAAGACGCAGTACTTCGAGCGCGAGGTCTTCGCGTCGCCGTCCGGCCAGGACGCCGTGTCGATCATCGACGCCGAGACGTCGACGACGGCGGTGCCGCGGCTGCAGACGGTCGGGTACGTGGAGTTCGAGGAGATCCTCGGGCGCGCGTTCTCCGACGTCGCGAACGGTGCGGATCCCGCAGGGGCGCTCGCGTCGGCGAGCTCCGAGCTCGAGACGGCGTGGGCGCAGTACCGGTGA
- a CDS encoding carboxylate-amine ligase — protein MRTVGVEEEYILAGPDGRPVARAAAVLTNDAVATFAHPEAAPGDLDEEFFQQQIEIGTPICSTLAEVSDALRACRARADAAAAHVRAGIVALGTSPFESETRTTRGERYEQIAELLEQPARESPMSGCHVHVGIADDDEGVAVIDRIQRWLPVLLAMSANSPFWNGEDTGYSSYRSQVWYRWPSAGPVAPFGSAAAYHEAVAALLRTGAILDPGMVYFDARLSHRYPTVEVRVADVCLDVNDAVLLAVLVRALVETTAREARDGVPAPAGRAELLRLAAWRAARTGLTERIVSPVSGTPEPAHDVVQELFAYLGRALADSGDLATATTLWHRLRERGTGSEQQRRWYAESGDFGDVVARARERTMA, from the coding sequence ATGCGAACGGTGGGAGTCGAGGAGGAGTACATCCTCGCCGGGCCCGACGGCCGGCCGGTCGCCCGCGCGGCCGCCGTGCTGACGAACGACGCCGTCGCGACGTTCGCGCACCCCGAGGCCGCCCCGGGCGACCTCGACGAGGAGTTCTTCCAGCAGCAGATCGAGATCGGCACGCCGATCTGCTCGACGCTGGCGGAGGTGTCCGACGCCCTGCGGGCGTGCCGCGCCCGGGCCGACGCCGCCGCGGCGCACGTCCGGGCGGGGATCGTCGCGCTCGGGACGTCGCCGTTCGAGTCGGAGACCCGGACGACCCGCGGCGAACGCTACGAGCAGATCGCCGAGCTCCTGGAGCAGCCCGCCCGCGAGTCGCCGATGAGCGGCTGCCACGTGCACGTCGGGATCGCCGACGACGACGAGGGCGTCGCCGTCATCGACCGCATCCAGCGCTGGCTGCCGGTCCTGCTCGCCATGTCCGCGAACTCCCCGTTCTGGAACGGTGAGGACACGGGCTACTCGAGCTACCGCAGCCAGGTCTGGTACCGCTGGCCGAGCGCCGGACCGGTGGCGCCGTTCGGCTCCGCCGCGGCCTACCACGAGGCGGTCGCGGCCCTGCTGCGCACGGGCGCGATCCTCGACCCCGGCATGGTCTACTTCGACGCGCGCCTCTCCCACCGCTACCCGACCGTGGAGGTCCGGGTGGCGGACGTCTGCCTCGACGTCAACGACGCTGTCCTCCTGGCGGTCCTCGTGCGAGCGCTGGTGGAGACGACGGCGCGCGAGGCGCGCGACGGCGTGCCGGCGCCGGCCGGCCGGGCCGAGCTCCTGCGCCTCGCCGCGTGGCGAGCCGCGCGCACGGGGCTCACCGAGCGCATCGTGAGCCCGGTGTCCGGGACGCCGGAGCCGGCCCACGACGTCGTCCAGGAGCTGTTCGCGTACCTCGGGCGCGCGCTCGCGGACTCGGGCGACCTGGCGACGGCCACCACGCTCTGGCACCGCCTGCGCGAACGAGGCACGGGCTCGGAGCAGCAGCGGCGCTGGTACGCCGAGTCGGGCGACTTCGGCGACGTCGTCGCGCGCGCCCGCGAGCGCACGATGGCCTGA
- a CDS encoding dihydrofolate reductase family protein yields MRRLTYYIALSIDGYIAGPNDEVEFYPQSEEYSTWMAAEFPDAIPTHVRAHLGMPDTPNRHFDTIVMGRRTYTPALDAGVTSPYAHLRQYVVSTTQEQVDPDVTIVRTDPIALVRELKAEDSQLDIYLAGGGTLAGALLSEIDRLIVKLYPVVAGAGKQAFGGSAFAPTAFDLTDVTTFDGGNAVLTYDRA; encoded by the coding sequence ATGCGACGCCTGACCTACTACATCGCCCTGTCCATCGACGGCTACATCGCCGGACCGAACGACGAGGTCGAGTTCTACCCGCAGTCCGAGGAGTACTCCACCTGGATGGCAGCGGAGTTCCCCGACGCGATCCCGACGCACGTCCGCGCCCACCTCGGCATGCCCGACACGCCGAACCGGCACTTCGACACGATCGTCATGGGTCGCCGCACCTACACGCCCGCGCTCGACGCCGGCGTCACGAGCCCGTACGCGCACCTGCGCCAGTACGTCGTCTCGACCACGCAGGAGCAGGTCGACCCGGACGTGACGATCGTGCGCACGGACCCGATCGCCCTCGTCCGCGAGCTCAAGGCGGAGGACTCCCAGCTCGACATCTACCTCGCCGGCGGCGGCACGCTCGCCGGCGCCCTGCTGTCCGAGATCGACCGCCTGATCGTCAAGCTCTACCCGGTCGTCGCCGGCGCGGGAAAGCAGGCGTTCGGCGGCTCCGCCTTCGCGCCCACGGCGTTCGACCTCACGGACGTGACGACGTTCGACGGCGGGAACGCGGTGCTCACGTACGACCGCGCCTGA
- a CDS encoding uracil-xanthine permease family protein, which yields MALMTWRRHGDGRTIAPGAVVAPDERLSWPRTIGIGMQHVVAMFGATFLVPLLTGLPPATTLFFSAIGTALFLLITRGRLPSYLGSSFAFIAPIGAAAGTYGMSSALGGVVVTGALLAVVGLVVHVAGARWIDVVMPPVVTGTIVALIGFNLAPAAWGTCQQSVVDGEIVESCTSGFRAAPVTATITLLAIVLVTVLFRGILGRLSILVGVVIGYVVATIRGEVDFTAVSEAAWIGLPQFTTPTFTPAVLGLFVPVVLVLVAENVGHVKSVSAMTGTNLDGVTGRALMADGLSTVLAGSGGGSGTTTYAENIGVMAATRVYSTAAYWVAAATALLLSLSPKFGALIATIPAGVLGGAATVLYGMIGVLGARIWVQNKVNFADPVNLTTAAIALIIGIANFTWTAGDLRFEGIALGTAAAIGIYHLMRAIARWRGTSVAEPASPASVPAAD from the coding sequence ATGGCACTCATGACCTGGCGTCGCCACGGCGACGGCCGCACGATCGCACCCGGCGCCGTCGTCGCCCCCGACGAGCGACTGTCCTGGCCCCGCACCATCGGCATCGGCATGCAGCACGTCGTCGCGATGTTCGGCGCGACGTTCCTCGTCCCGCTGCTCACCGGCCTCCCGCCGGCAACCACGCTGTTCTTCTCCGCGATCGGCACCGCGCTCTTCTTGCTCATCACGCGCGGACGCCTACCGAGCTACCTCGGCTCCAGCTTCGCGTTCATCGCCCCGATCGGCGCCGCGGCGGGCACGTACGGGATGTCGAGCGCGCTCGGCGGGGTCGTCGTCACGGGCGCGCTGCTCGCCGTCGTCGGCCTCGTGGTGCACGTGGCCGGCGCGCGGTGGATCGACGTCGTCATGCCGCCGGTCGTGACGGGCACGATCGTCGCCCTCATCGGGTTCAACCTCGCGCCCGCCGCGTGGGGCACGTGCCAGCAGTCGGTGGTCGACGGCGAGATCGTCGAGTCCTGCACGAGCGGCTTCCGCGCGGCCCCGGTCACGGCAACGATCACGCTGCTCGCGATCGTCCTCGTCACCGTCCTGTTCCGCGGGATCCTCGGGCGGCTGTCGATCCTGGTCGGGGTAGTGATCGGGTACGTCGTGGCGACGATCCGCGGCGAGGTCGACTTCACCGCCGTCAGCGAGGCTGCCTGGATCGGTCTGCCGCAGTTCACGACGCCGACGTTCACCCCTGCCGTCCTCGGCCTGTTCGTGCCGGTCGTGCTTGTGCTCGTGGCGGAGAACGTCGGGCACGTGAAGTCGGTCTCGGCGATGACCGGCACGAACCTCGACGGCGTCACCGGCCGCGCGCTCATGGCTGACGGCCTGTCCACGGTGCTCGCGGGCAGCGGCGGCGGATCCGGCACCACGACGTACGCCGAGAACATCGGGGTCATGGCCGCCACGCGCGTCTACTCGACCGCCGCGTACTGGGTGGCGGCGGCGACGGCGCTCCTCCTCAGCCTCTCGCCGAAGTTCGGGGCGCTCATCGCCACGATCCCGGCCGGCGTGCTCGGCGGCGCGGCGACGGTGCTGTACGGGATGATCGGCGTCCTCGGCGCGAGGATCTGGGTGCAGAACAAGGTCAACTTCGCCGACCCGGTCAACCTCACGACCGCGGCCATCGCGCTCATCATCGGCATCGCGAACTTCACCTGGACCGCCGGCGACCTCCGCTTCGAGGGGATCGCGCTCGGTACCGCGGCGGCGATCGGGATCTACCACCTCATGCGGGCGATCGCTCGGTGGCGGGGCACGAGCGTCGCGGAGCCGGCGAGCCCGGCGTCAGTCCCGGCCGCCGACTGA
- a CDS encoding nucleoside hydrolase yields the protein MRVILDTDMGMGAPGSEIDDGFALALLLADDTFDVELVTSVNGNIDVESGTYLSIELLQRLGRPEIPVVRGAAAPLVEPEKVRAAPDSVREAFGHHVPAPGYAAAEIARRVVESPGEITIVAIGPLTNVAAAIALDERVAGAVKEIVVMGGVFLGHTNARRMPGEFNWWVDAHAARAVMRSGAPTRLVGLDVTTKVRLTREHAATMAASGRPFGQFAGDCTIAWLDRLGREHPGEEDAGGSCAMHDPLAVAAISRPELLTWAPAHVDVVSNDEVGRGIAVADLLTGHDAPPANTTIATAVDADAFMAYFLDRITAY from the coding sequence ATGCGCGTCATCCTCGACACCGACATGGGCATGGGTGCGCCCGGCTCCGAGATCGACGACGGCTTCGCCCTCGCGCTCCTCCTCGCAGACGACACCTTCGACGTCGAGCTGGTCACCTCCGTCAACGGGAACATCGACGTCGAGAGCGGCACCTACCTCAGCATCGAGCTGCTCCAGCGCCTCGGCCGCCCCGAGATCCCGGTGGTCCGCGGAGCCGCGGCGCCGCTCGTCGAGCCGGAGAAGGTGCGCGCGGCTCCGGACTCCGTGCGCGAGGCGTTCGGGCACCACGTCCCGGCCCCCGGTTACGCCGCGGCGGAGATCGCGCGCCGCGTCGTGGAGTCGCCGGGCGAGATCACGATCGTCGCCATCGGCCCGCTCACGAACGTCGCCGCGGCCATCGCCCTGGACGAGCGCGTCGCCGGCGCCGTCAAGGAGATCGTCGTCATGGGCGGCGTCTTCCTCGGCCACACCAACGCGCGCCGCATGCCCGGCGAGTTCAACTGGTGGGTCGACGCCCATGCCGCCCGCGCCGTGATGCGCAGCGGTGCGCCGACCCGCCTCGTCGGCCTCGACGTCACCACGAAGGTGCGGCTCACGCGCGAGCACGCCGCCACCATGGCCGCGAGCGGCCGCCCGTTCGGCCAGTTCGCCGGTGATTGCACCATCGCGTGGCTCGACCGCCTCGGTCGCGAGCACCCGGGCGAGGAGGACGCCGGCGGCTCCTGCGCCATGCACGACCCGCTGGCCGTGGCAGCGATCTCCCGCCCGGAGCTGCTCACGTGGGCACCCGCGCACGTGGACGTCGTCAGCAACGACGAGGTGGGCCGCGGCATCGCCGTCGCCGACCTGCTCACCGGCCACGACGCACCGCCAGCCAACACGACGATCGCGACGGCGGTCGACGCCGACGCCTTCATGGCCTACTTCCTCGACCGCATCACCGCCTACTGA
- a CDS encoding ATP-dependent DNA ligase — protein MLLAEVAATSDAVAATRSRLAKRAAIADLLRRAPADDVEIVVAYVAGELRQRRTGLGWRSLRDLPGPAEDPSLEVADVDATFAAMADLAGPGSATARAAAAAELFAAATEREQALLRGLVSGELRQGALDALVLDAVADAAGVPAPEVRRAAMFAGATGPVARAALAAAGPAEAVAALSGFMLTVGRAVRPMLAQSAPDVAAAFAKLPGGDVAVSVDVKLDGIRIQVHKAGDEVRVFTRSLDDITGRVPEIVEAVRALPAGALVLDGEALAVDAGGRPRPFQETASRSATRDADVAAAMTLTPFFFDCLHADGRDLVDAPLRERLEVLDAVAGPHVVTRLTTSDPAAAEEFFAAAVRDGQEGVVVKATDTPYEAGRRGAGWIKVKPRHTLDLVVLAVEWGSGRRRGWLSNIHLGARDPAGGFVMLGKTFKGMTDEMLAWQTERFLELETSRDEWAVHLRPEQVVEIAFDGLQRSTRYPGGLALRFARVLRYRDDKTAAEADTIDTVRTLAGL, from the coding sequence ATGCTTCTCGCCGAGGTGGCCGCCACGTCCGACGCCGTCGCGGCCACCCGGTCGCGCCTCGCCAAGCGCGCGGCGATCGCCGACCTGCTGCGGCGGGCGCCGGCGGACGACGTCGAGATCGTCGTCGCGTACGTCGCCGGCGAGCTGCGGCAGCGGCGTACCGGCCTCGGGTGGAGGTCGTTGCGCGACCTCCCGGGCCCGGCGGAGGATCCGAGCCTCGAGGTGGCCGACGTCGACGCCACGTTCGCCGCGATGGCCGACCTGGCCGGCCCGGGCTCGGCCACCGCCCGCGCCGCAGCCGCTGCCGAGCTGTTCGCGGCGGCCACGGAACGCGAGCAGGCGCTGCTGCGGGGGCTGGTCTCCGGCGAGCTGCGGCAGGGTGCGCTCGACGCCCTCGTGCTCGACGCCGTCGCCGACGCCGCCGGTGTGCCGGCTCCCGAGGTGCGCCGTGCGGCGATGTTCGCCGGCGCGACCGGCCCGGTCGCCCGCGCCGCTCTCGCCGCCGCCGGTCCGGCGGAGGCGGTCGCGGCGCTGTCCGGGTTCATGCTCACGGTGGGCCGCGCCGTCCGCCCGATGCTCGCACAGTCCGCACCCGACGTCGCCGCGGCGTTCGCGAAGCTCCCCGGGGGCGACGTCGCGGTGTCGGTCGACGTCAAGCTCGACGGCATCCGGATCCAGGTGCACAAGGCGGGCGACGAGGTCCGCGTGTTCACCCGCAGCCTCGACGACATCACCGGCCGCGTCCCGGAGATCGTCGAGGCCGTCCGTGCGCTCCCGGCCGGCGCGCTCGTGCTCGACGGCGAAGCGCTCGCGGTCGACGCCGGCGGCCGGCCGCGACCGTTCCAGGAGACGGCGTCGCGGTCCGCCACCCGTGACGCCGACGTCGCGGCAGCCATGACCCTCACGCCGTTCTTCTTCGACTGCCTGCACGCCGACGGCCGGGATCTCGTCGACGCTCCGCTCCGCGAGCGGCTCGAGGTGCTCGACGCCGTCGCCGGTCCCCACGTCGTGACCCGACTGACGACGTCGGACCCGGCGGCCGCCGAGGAGTTCTTCGCGGCGGCGGTCCGCGACGGGCAGGAGGGCGTGGTGGTCAAGGCCACGGACACGCCCTACGAGGCGGGCCGGCGCGGCGCCGGCTGGATCAAGGTGAAGCCACGGCACACGCTCGACCTGGTGGTGCTCGCCGTCGAGTGGGGATCGGGTCGGCGGCGCGGGTGGCTCTCGAACATCCACCTCGGTGCGCGCGATCCTGCCGGCGGGTTCGTCATGCTCGGCAAGACGTTCAAGGGCATGACGGACGAGATGCTGGCGTGGCAGACGGAGCGGTTCCTCGAGCTCGAGACGTCGCGCGACGAGTGGGCGGTCCACCTGCGCCCCGAGCAGGTGGTCGAGATCGCGTTCGACGGGCTCCAGCGCTCCACGCGGTACCCCGGCGGTCTCGCGCTCCGGTTCGCGCGGGTGCTGCGGTACCGCGACGACAAGACGGCGGCCGAGGCCGACACCATCGACACTGTGCGCACCCTCGCCGGGCTCTGA
- a CDS encoding ribokinase produces the protein MSAQNDESQGAGSASAPITVVGSANQDYLLRVEASPSPGETVLAHGMRKNPGGKGANQAVAAARLGGDVRFVGCVGDDDDGALLLRELRAEGVGTSDVEIITREHTGLAIVAVDTTGENSIVVVPGANFALTESRVTRVVRRDAAGGVVVLQAEVQPRIIAGAVAAADDAGARVVLNLAPFVALAADVVAACDPLVVNESEASAMTGLPVSTLDDAHAAAGELLGRARSVVITLGARGAVWADGDGTGHVPAPALDRVVDTTGAGDAFVGALAVRLSEGAALEDAVELGVRAGTYSVAREGAQSSYAMAADLRHAEARTA, from the coding sequence GTGAGCGCTCAGAACGACGAGTCGCAGGGGGCCGGCAGCGCGTCCGCGCCCATCACGGTGGTCGGCTCCGCGAACCAGGACTACCTGCTCCGGGTCGAGGCGTCGCCGTCGCCCGGGGAGACGGTTCTCGCGCACGGCATGCGCAAGAACCCTGGGGGCAAGGGGGCGAACCAGGCGGTCGCCGCGGCGCGGCTCGGCGGTGACGTGCGGTTCGTCGGGTGTGTGGGGGACGACGACGACGGCGCGCTCCTCCTGCGTGAGCTGCGCGCCGAGGGGGTGGGCACGTCCGACGTCGAGATCATCACGCGGGAGCACACCGGCCTGGCGATCGTCGCCGTCGACACCACCGGTGAGAACTCGATCGTCGTGGTCCCGGGCGCCAACTTCGCGCTCACGGAGTCGCGCGTGACGCGGGTGGTGCGGCGTGACGCGGCCGGCGGCGTCGTCGTCCTGCAGGCCGAGGTGCAGCCGCGGATCATCGCGGGGGCCGTCGCGGCGGCGGACGACGCCGGGGCCCGGGTCGTGCTCAACCTGGCGCCTTTCGTGGCGCTCGCCGCCGACGTCGTCGCCGCGTGCGACCCGCTCGTCGTCAACGAGTCGGAGGCGTCGGCGATGACCGGGCTGCCCGTGAGCACGCTCGACGACGCGCATGCCGCCGCCGGAGAGCTGCTGGGCCGAGCACGGTCCGTGGTGATCACGCTCGGCGCCCGCGGTGCCGTGTGGGCGGACGGCGACGGCACCGGCCACGTGCCGGCGCCCGCCCTGGACCGGGTGGTCGACACCACCGGCGCCGGCGACGCGTTCGTCGGGGCGCTCGCCGTGCGCCTGTCCGAGGGCGCGGCCCTCGAGGACGCGGTGGAGCTGGGGGTGCGTGCCGGGACCTACTCCGTGGCGCGCGAGGGGGCGCAGTCGTCGTACGCGATGGCGGCGGACCTGCGCCACGCGGAGGCGCGGACGGCGTGA
- a CDS encoding carbohydrate ABC transporter permease: MTAVTTQPRAARPTRRGRSERRSISLTVIAVAVAALFILPALWLLVGSVRPSQEIFSSLSPLSWRILVPSSVSLDNYVSLFTGPFGRALAVSFIVCFLTVAIGLVVCALAAYALAVLNFPGRGAVFAFVVISFMVPFEAIAIPLSQLFTSWGLTNTIMGLVLPGIGNGLAIFNLRQYFLAVPTSYREAATIDGASEPRVLWSVYAPLGGSALVNSALLIFLGQWSAYLWPLLVVSESRLQVAPVALSRTFGEHTFDYGQNFAGAVVLSLVPALMMFILQRSFGGLSLATGEK, from the coding sequence ATGACCGCCGTCACCACCCAGCCGCGCGCTGCCCGCCCCACCCGGCGGGGACGCTCCGAACGCCGGAGCATCTCGCTGACGGTGATCGCCGTCGCCGTCGCCGCCCTGTTCATCCTGCCGGCGCTGTGGCTGCTCGTCGGGTCCGTGCGGCCGAGCCAGGAGATCTTCTCCTCGCTGTCGCCGCTCTCGTGGCGGATCCTCGTGCCGAGCTCCGTGAGTCTCGACAACTACGTGAGCCTGTTCACCGGCCCGTTCGGGCGGGCCCTCGCGGTGAGCTTCATCGTGTGCTTCCTCACCGTCGCGATCGGGCTCGTGGTGTGTGCGCTCGCCGCCTACGCACTCGCGGTGCTCAACTTCCCCGGGCGCGGGGCAGTGTTCGCGTTCGTCGTCATCAGCTTCATGGTGCCGTTCGAGGCGATCGCCATCCCGCTGTCGCAGCTGTTCACGAGCTGGGGGCTCACGAACACGATCATGGGGCTCGTGCTGCCGGGCATCGGCAACGGCCTCGCGATCTTCAACCTCCGGCAGTACTTCCTGGCGGTGCCGACGTCGTACCGCGAGGCGGCCACCATCGACGGCGCCTCGGAGCCGCGGGTGCTGTGGTCGGTCTACGCACCCCTGGGTGGGTCGGCGCTCGTCAACTCGGCGCTGCTCATCTTCCTCGGGCAGTGGTCGGCGTACCTGTGGCCACTCCTCGTGGTCTCGGAGTCGCGGCTGCAGGTGGCGCCGGTCGCGCTGTCGCGCACGTTCGGGGAGCACACGTTCGACTACGGGCAGAACTTCGCGGGCGCCGTCGTGCTCTCGCTCGTGCCTGCTCTGATGATGTTCATCCTGCAGAGGTCCTTCGGGGGACTCTCGCTGGCGACGGGGGAGAAGTGA
- a CDS encoding carbohydrate ABC transporter permease, translated as MTVQSSPRAAATSSRGAGAAPPARAYRNRRRTKELTWAAVFLAPALLAIATLRIAPSVEAIVSSLYSGFPGGVLEPVFSGLANYSDLFANDAFRATVVRTIVFNLIINPLQIAIALLIAVLMTRRIATPGLWRTLIFIPAVVPMVGSSIVWGIALRPEGPVNAIISALGGNPQPFLTSPDQALASIMLIISWIGIGYWMLFLISGLQTIPEEYYEAAKLDRAGPIRTFFQITIPLLKRPLLFVLVADTVANFVLFVPIQMLTNGGPQNSTTMQMFNAYRTTYTYGSKNLGAAEVVILTLIMLVFVAAQFRLLREDRAPRRRR; from the coding sequence ATGACCGTCCAGTCGAGCCCCCGCGCCGCGGCGACGTCGTCGCGCGGCGCGGGGGCCGCCCCGCCCGCCCGGGCGTACCGCAACAGGCGCCGCACCAAGGAGCTCACCTGGGCAGCGGTGTTCCTCGCGCCGGCGCTCCTCGCCATCGCGACGCTCCGCATCGCGCCCAGCGTCGAGGCGATCGTCTCGAGCCTCTACTCGGGATTCCCGGGCGGCGTCCTCGAACCGGTCTTCAGCGGCCTGGCGAACTACTCCGACCTGTTCGCGAACGACGCCTTCCGCGCGACGGTCGTGCGGACCATCGTCTTCAACCTCATCATCAACCCGCTGCAGATCGCGATCGCGCTGCTCATCGCCGTCCTCATGACGCGGAGGATCGCGACGCCGGGCCTGTGGCGGACGCTCATCTTCATCCCCGCCGTCGTGCCGATGGTCGGCTCGAGCATCGTGTGGGGCATCGCGCTCCGCCCGGAAGGCCCCGTGAACGCGATCATCAGCGCGCTCGGCGGCAACCCGCAGCCGTTCCTGACGTCGCCCGACCAGGCGCTCGCGTCGATCATGCTCATCATCTCGTGGATCGGCATCGGCTACTGGATGCTGTTCCTCATCTCCGGGCTGCAGACCATCCCCGAGGAGTACTACGAGGCGGCGAAGCTCGACCGCGCGGGCCCGATCCGGACGTTCTTCCAGATCACGATCCCGCTGCTCAAGCGGCCGCTGCTGTTCGTGCTCGTGGCCGACACCGTGGCGAACTTCGTGCTGTTCGTGCCGATCCAGATGCTCACGAACGGCGGGCCGCAGAACTCGACCACGATGCAGATGTTCAACGCGTACCGCACCACGTACACGTACGGCAGCAAGAACCTCGGCGCGGCCGAGGTCGTGATCCTCACCCTGATCATGCTCGTGTTCGTGGCGGCGCAGTTCCGGCTGCTCCGTGAGGACCGAGCGCCGAGGAGGCGTCGATGA